The following nucleotide sequence is from Nitratidesulfovibrio termitidis HI1.
GTGCCGCCCAGCAGGGTCAGGGCAGCCAGCAGGGCGCGCCGCGTCATGCGGACGCCCGAGGTGATCATGTGGGGCATGGTGAACCTCCGTGCGTGTCTCGCGGCGGAGCCGGGACGTGGTCTTCCGCCATTGATGCAGGGTCGCGCGATGTGTCGTCTCCGTCAAGCAGAGGCGCCGGGCCGTCACCCGAGCCAGTGCCTCAAGGTGCGCATCCTGACGGGAATCGGACAGGGCAAGGGCGACAGTTGGTGGGCTTCTGCCTGCGGACATGCCCTTCGCCTTTTGCCGCATCCGCTTGCGGCGCTACGTGTGCGTACTGAATGCTGCCAAGAATCTAATATCGAATAACTACGCTTGTTGCGAGTATGCGAACCGGAAATGTTTCCTCCGCATCCGGGACATGCTTGCGGATGAGCAGGGCGCGCAATGTGTCCATGTGGACACGATGGACAGGAAACGCATCGCGTGTGTTGTGCAAGGAGAACCGGTCATGAAACTGTCTTTAAAACTTACGGTGACATTCGGTGCGCTTCTCGCGCTGATGTTGGGCCTTGGTTTATACGGGAATTACATGTTTGCAGGCATTGTGGGGCAAACGGGCGAGCTGACGGGAAACTGGTTGCCAAGCCTCAATCAGGTGAGTGACATCCGTGCGTCGATGAATGCCGTGCGCCGTGCGGAATTGCAGCATGTCCTGTCCGAGGAAAAATCGGATATGGATGAGGAGGAACGCAATCTTGAAAAGGCGCGGACGGAGACGCTGGAGTTCGTGCGCGGTTACGAACGACTTATTGCAAGTGAAGGCGAGCGCCGCCTCTACGAACAGCTGAAGACGCAGGTGAACACGTATTTCGCGGTACTGCCGGAACTCATTCCCCTTTCCCGCGCCATGAAAACGGCAGAGGCGCGTGATCTCTCGACGCACAAGGGGCGGCCCGCGTTTCGCGGGGCGTTGCAGACCCTGTTGGCCCTGGTGGACATGAACAACAAGGGCGCTGCAGAGGCGGGCTCGTTGACGGAGAAGACCGCGTCCACCGCCCGCACCGTGAATCTCGCGCTGGTGCTGGTTTCGCTGGCGGGTGGCATTGCCGCCACGTTGTACATCATCCGCTCCACGCTGGCCCAACTGGGCGAAGACCCCGGCTATCTGTACGAAGTTTCGCGCGAGATAGCCGCTGGCAACCTTGCGGTGAACTTCCGCACCAGCCGGCACAAGGGCGTGTATGACGCCATGCAACAGATGGTAGGCACGCTGAAGTCCAAGATCGCCGAGGCAGAGGACAAGAGCCGCCAGGCCGGGGTCAAGGAGCAGGAGGCCCTGACCGCCATGCGCGAGGCCGACGAGGCCCGCCGCCAGGCCGAAAGCGCCAAGCGCGACGGTATGTTGCAGGCCGCGCAAAAGCTGGAAAGCGTGGTGGAGGTGGTGTCTTCAGCGTCGGAGGAACTGTCCGCCCAGATCGAGCAGTCCGACAAGGGCACGGAAGAGCAGGCGCGCCGGGTGGCGGAAACCGCCACGGCCATGGAAGAGATGAACGCCAGCGTGCTTGAGGTGGCTCGCAACGCGGGCGGCGCCGCCGACGTCTCGGAAAACGCGCGCCGCATGGCCGACGAGGGCTCGACCATCGTCGGCAAGGTGGTGGACGGCATCGGGCAGGTGCAGCAGCAGTCGCTGGCGCTGAAGCGCGATATGGAAGAACTGGGGCGGCAGGCGGAATCCATCGGCCAGATCATGAACGTGATCAGCGACATCGCCGACCAGACCAACCTGCTGGCGCTGAACGCCGCCATCGAGGCGGCACGCGCGGGCGATGCCGGGCGCGGCTTTGCCGTGGTGGCAGACGAGGTGCGCAAACTGGCGGAAAAGACCATGCACGCCACCCAGGAGGTGGGCGCGGCGGTGCGGGGCATCCAGCAGGGCACACGCACCAACATGGAGCACGTGGACCGTTCCGTGGGCACCATCGAGGAAGCCACCAACCTTGCCCGTCGCTCGGGCGAATCGCTGCGCGAGATCGTGCGCTTCGTCGATGCGGCTGCCGATCAGGTGCGCGGCATCGCCACTGCCTCGGAGCAGCAGTCCGCCGCCAGCGAGGAAATCAATCGCGCCGTGGAGCAGGTAAGCGCCATTTCCACGGAAACGGCCCAGGCCATGCGCGAGGCGGCAACCGCCGTGAACGAACTGGCCAACCAGTCGCAGGTGCTCAAGCGCCTGGTGGAGGAATTGAAGCAAAGCTGACCGTCGCACGCCGTCGCACGCTGGCACTTTGCCGCGCGCGGTCCGCCCCATGGGTGTGCCGCGCGCTTTTTTGTCTGGTGTTGATGTTGGCGCCATTATAAAGGAAAGCCGTACGGCAATGTTGACGTATGGTGACAATTGCCCTACTACGGCCACAATGTTCTGTGCTATTTTTCACAAACGGGCGGGCTTGCGCAAGAGGGGAACCGCCCGCTTTCGGGGAGATTCATGGTCCGTTTTCGATCGATCAGCGCCTTGTGTTGCGTGGCCGCCCTTGCGGGGGTGATGGCGGCTGCGACGGCTTCGCCTGTCCGGGCGGCCTCGCCCTATGCGGGCAGCGCCGCATGTCAGCCCTGCCATGCCGGGGAATACGAGAAGTTCCAGAAACATTCCAAGAAGGCCAGGTCGTGGAAGAGTGTGGCCACCATGGCCCCCAAGCTGACGCCGGATGAGTTGCGCGGCTGCTATGAATGCCACGTGACCGGGTATGGCAAGGGCGGTTTCGTGGACTATGCCACCACCCCGCAGTTTGCCGACGTGGGCTGCGAAACCTGCCACGGACCGGGCGCGGCCCACGTCGACGCGGGCGACCCATCACTTATCGGCAAGCCCACCATGGCCACCTGCGAAGGCTGCCACAACGCAAGCCGGGTGCGTTCGTTCGGTTTCAAGCCGTTGTTGCACAGCGGCGCGCACTAGGGGCCGTTTCTAACTTATCCTTTCGTCCGTTGGCGTCGTTAAACTTCGCCTGCCATGGCGTTGCTGTCCTTATCCGTAAGGTTCGCTTCGCTCGCCTAACGGCTAAGGCTCGGTCGAATACGATAAGGGCGCGCTGCGGTCGCCATCCGTAATGCTCGAAGACTCGCATAACGGCTGCCGCACTCCCTCATGGCAGGCTCGTTTTCCTTGCCAACGAACGAAAATCTTGCGTTATAAACAGCCCCTAGGAGGCACCATGGGGGGAACTCTCGCGCGTTCGCTCAGCCTGCGCACCTCGCTTCTGGTGACGGTCATCGCCGTCAGCGTGTTCGCGGTCATCATCGGCACCGGGGCGTGGCGCCAGCGCCACGCGGCCCTGGAGGAGCTTGAAACCGTGGTCCGCCGCGAGTCGGGCATGATCAAGACGGCCATCGACCGCCCCATGCTGCTCGGCAACGACGCGGGCACCCGCGCCGAATTCGCCGAACTGGCCCGCCATTACGCGGATACCACCGTGCACCTGGCCAGCTTCAACGGCAACATCACCTATTCCACCCGGCCAGAGGCGGAACGGCGCGACCTTTCCGAGGTGCTGACCGACCCCGGCCTGCGCGACCTGACCGGCCGCGCCCGGCGCGAAGCGCTGGAAGCGTCGCTGCTTCTGGAGCGGGACGGCAGGTCGGTGTTCGCGCATGTCGTGGGCATCCGCAACGAACCGTCATGCCATCACTGCCATGGCGCTTCGCAACCATTGCTGGGGCAACTGGTGGTGATGCAGGACGTCACGCCCATTCTGGCCGGGGTGAACGGGCGCATCCTGGAAAGCGCGGGCATCTCGGCAGCGGGGCTGGTGGCCCTGCTGGCCGGGGTCATCCTGTTCATCCGGCGGGCCATCGTGGCCCGGGTGCAGCGCCTTGCCGACGCCAGCACGGCCATTGCCGGGGGCGACCTGAACGCCGACCTTGCCGTGGGCGGCCATGACGAACTGGCGCGCCTGGCCGCCAACCTGCACGGCATGGTGGGCGGTCTGAAGAAGGAACTGGGCTTTTCCAAGGGCATCCTGAGCGGCATGACCCTGCCCTTTCTGGTGGCGGGCACGGATGGCCGCGTCAGCTACTGCAACGCGGCCCTGTTGCGCATGCTGGGGCTGGACGGCACGCCGGAAGCCCAGGCTGGCAAGACCGTGGGCGACCTGATGTTCGGCGAACCGCAGCGCGACACCGTGACCGACCGCGTGCTGCGCGAACGCAGCGCGCACACCGGCCAGCGCGTCGACCTGGACAGCCGCAAGGGCGGGCAGGTGCACGTGGTGGTGGATTCGGCGCCGTTGCTGGATCTGGACGGCAACCTCATCGGCGCCTTCAGCGTGTACACCGACATTACCGAAATGCAGCGCCAGCAGGCCCGCATAGAAGAACAGCACGCCCGCATCGCCCGCGCGGCGGAGGCGGCGCGGCAGGTTTCCGCGCGGGTGTCCTCCGCGTCGGGCGAATTGTCGGAGCAGGTGGAAGAGGCCAGCAGCGGTGCGGACGAGCAGCGCGGGCTGGCCGTGGAAAGCGCCTCTGCCATGGAGCAGATGAACGCCTCCGTCATGGAGGTGGCCAGCAATGCCGGTTCCGCCGCCGATCTGGCTGGTTCCGCCCACGAGCAGGCCCGGCAGGGCTCGGCCGTGGTGGAAGAGGCCGTGGCGTGCATCAATCGTGTGGCCGAGCAGGCCCGCGTGCTGGAACACGACATGGGCGAGCTGGGCATCCAGGCCGAGGGGGTAGGGCGCATCATCGGCGTCATCGAGGACATCGCGGACCAGACCAACCTGCTGGCGCTGAACGCGGCCATCGAGGCGGCGCGTGCCGGTGACGCCGGGCGCGGTTTTGCCGTGGTGGCCGACGAGGTGCGCAAGCTGGCCGAAAAGACCATGCAGGCCACGCGAGAGGTGGTGGGCTTTGTGGAGGCCATCCGCGCCGGCGTTGGCCGCAGCCGTGCCGCCACCGACGAGGCCGTGCGGCTGGTGGAGCAGTCCACAGGGCTGGCCGGGCGCAGTGGCGAGGCCTTGCTGGCCATCGTGGGCACCGTGGACCGCACGGCGGAGCAGGTGCGGGCCATCGCCACGGCGGCGGAGCAGCAGTCCGCCGCCAGCGAGCAGATTACCCGCGCGGTGGACCGCATCAGCACCATCTCCGGCCATACGGCCGATTCCATGCGTCATTCCGCAGGTGCCGTGAGCGATCTTGCCCGGCTGGCGCAGGAGTTGGATGGGATTATCGACGACATGCGCTGACGCCCGGCAGGGCGAGCGGAGAGATGTCATCATGGCCGTCGGGAGTCCGGCGGCCATGTTGTTTTGCGGGCGAGGCTGGAAGAAGACGGGGCCGTGCAGTGGGCTTGGGTATGGCAGCCGCTACGGGGGTGAACTCCGCTATTCGGTGAAACCGGGCGGAAGGTCGCCGGATTGTGGCATTCCGTCGGATGGCGGCATCCCGCCGTTGTCAGGGGATGGCGGACCCTCTGCATCGTGCGCCTCGCCGGGCTTTTTGGGCGTGAACACCAGACGCAGGCCGCGCGCTTCCGCTGCTGTGCGCATGCTGCCGGTGGCTATGCGCAGGGCGTCGCGCGGGCGAATGACGATGGCCTTCTGGCCGGTGGCCTGTATGGTTTCCGGACAGTGCCTTTCGCAAAAGCCGCATCCGGCGCAACGGGCCGGGTCCACGTGCGGCACGCCCACGGGGTAGCCGGGCTCCGGCTTCAGGGCGATGGCGTCGTAGGGGCACACCTCGTCGCAGACCAGGCAGCGCTTTTTCTTGGCCCAGGCCAGGCAGTGGTCGCGCAGCACTTCTGCCGTGCCAATCTTGGCGAAGGTGCGTTCGTCGGCCAGCCGCCGGATGGCCGTGGTGGGGCAGGAGTGGGCGCAGGCGTGGCAGGCCGGGTCGCAGAAGCCGCGCGCCGGGGTGACCACCGGGCTGAACATGCCCAGCGCGCCGCTGGCCAGCCATGCGGGTTGCAGGGTGTTGGTGGGGCAGGCGGCGGCGCACAGTCCGCAGCGTACGCAGCGGGCCAGAAAGTCCGGCTCGGGCAGGGCGCCCGGCGGGCGCAGCACCCCTTCCGGCCTGCCCAGCGCCGGGGCGGCGTGGCCCAGCGCGGCGGCGCAGGTGCCCATGGCCAGCCCCGCCAGCAACGCACGGCGTTGCGACCGGGCATGGGGCGGCAGTTCCGCCGTGGCCTCCGCCGTACGTGCTGCGTCCCTGCCGGGAACATCCCGGAAGGCGAAGCGGACCGCGTCCACCGGGCAGACATCCGCGCAGCGCAGGCATTTCAGGCATTCGGCGTGGTCCGTTGCGCGTGGGGCCGCCACCGGGATGGCCCCGGCAGGGCATTGCCGTGCACAGGTACCGCAGGCGGTACAGGCATGCTCCACCCGTCGCCGCCACGGGGCCGCACGGCCCGCAAGGCCCATGGCGGCGCCCGCAGGGCAGAGCATGCGGCACCACAGGCGCGGGGCCAGCACGCCACCCGCCAGCACCACCGCGAAGAACCCGACGATGTAGCCGGTGGCCGCGTAACCGGGCACTGCCACTTCCGCGAAGGCCAGGCCGGTGGCCCCCACCTGGCGGGCCAGAGGCGCGGCCAGCGACAGGCCCCATTCGGCCAGCCGGGCCACGGGCGGCCAGGCCGCCAGGGTCCAGAACCGCGCGGCCAGCGGTAGCGGCGCGGCCCAGAACACCAGGTCCAGCCCGGCCAGCGCCGCCGCCAGCACGGCGGCCAGCACCGCGTACTTGGGCAGGCGCGGCACGGCGGGCAAGCGTATGTCGGCGCTCTGGCTGGATACCCGTCGCCCGGATGTGCGTCGCCTCCGTCCTTTTGCCAGGCGTTTCCATACGGCGTCACTGGCGTCCACCATGGCCCCGAACGGGCACACCCAACCGCAGAACGCCCGGCCCAGCAGCAGGGACAGGGCCAGCACCACCAACCCCGGCACCGCCGCGCCGATGACGGCGCGCCCCGCGATGCTGGCGGCCAGGGCCATGGACGGATCCAGCCGTACCAGCAGGTCACGCGGCAGATCACGGGGCAGGATTGCGTTGTCGGGCAGAACCTGCCCCGCGCCCCACGCCAGCAGCACGAAGGCCGCAAGGCACAGCCAGCGGCTGACCAGCCGCGCGCGTTGGCGGTTCATGCCGTGCGGCTCCGGCCTACAGGGTGATCCGCGTGACGGTGCGCGCGGCAAGATCCATGGAACCCAGGCCCCGTTCATGGGCCAGCCTGATGTGGCTGACCTGCCGCGCGGCAAAGCGCCGCCCGTACCATTCGAACGATTCCACGGCGCAGGCGTCGGCGGATACCGGGTCGGCGGAGGCGATCACCGTGTTTTCCTGCAGCACCTTGCCGGGGCCGCCGGGTCCGCCGGTGGACAGCACGTAGGTGCCGTCGATGACCGTGAGTGCGGCGCGCAGCCTGGTGTTCAGGTCCACGATGGCGGTGTCGAGATCGTAGCGCGAATGCATCACCCCGCGCTGGCGGATCAGTCCCATCATGCCCTTGAGCCCCAGCGAGACGCCGGTGGAACTGTGCGACTTGGCCGTGGGCGCGGCGATCAGCACGTCTGCGTCCAGCGCGTCGCGCAGGAAGGTGTTGGCGGTCATCTGCTGCGCACCGTCGATGTCCAGTTCGCGGTAGAAGCGTTCCGCCGTGGGGGCCTGCACGATGTCGCCGAACTCCGCGCACGCGGTGCGGATGCCCGAACGCTCGATGCACTGCTCCGCCGGGGCCAGCGGGTTGTCCAGCACCAGTACGGACGCGGCCCCCGCATCGCGGCACATGCGTACCAACGCCGCCACCACTTCCGGGTGGGTGTTGGTGCCCAGGCTGGCGGCAGAGGCAAAGGACATGTTGGGTTTGATGACCACCTTCTGCCCGGTCTTCACGAAGCGCCCCATGCCGCCCAGCATGCCCACGCAGGCATGGGTGGCGGCGGCGGGTGCACCCTTGACCACGGCGACATCGGGGGTGGTGCCGGACGCTGAGGTGGCGGACTGGGCAGCCTGGGCCACTCCTGGGCCGGACGGCAGCGGGAAAAGGGGCGCATGCATTGACGACACACCGGGCAGGGGTGCCCCGGCGGCCAGCCACAGCGCGCCGGACAATTGCCATTTCAGGAAGTCCCTGCGACGCATGTTGCCTCCTTGCGCCGGGCGGCGCGGCTGCGGGCGGGGTGGGGAGCTGTCTTGTCGGGTGGGATGCCGGTGCGCGGGAACCGGGAAGCGACGGGATCTGCCGATTTCATGCCCAGAACATGTGGGGGGCTGGGCACATGATCCCGCAGCCCGAACGGTCCGGAAAATCCGAAAGGCCCGGAAGGCGGCGCACCGTGAGCCGACATATACCACCGTTGCCGGACGGGGAGCAATGGCTGACGAAAGGCCGCTGCGTGACGGTCTCGTGTCTGCTTGCGCGCCCCTGCCGATGGCGGGCGCGGCAGGTTGTTGACAAAGTCTGCTTTTGTACGCCTCCGGCGGCCAAGGGGCTGCCGCCCCTTGGAACCCCATGTTTTGTGCTTTCGTAATGCCCAGGAACCACAAACGAAAGTTTTGGGGGGAGGGGGTGCAGGGGAGGAGACCCTTTTCCAAAAGGGTCCCTCCCCCGCAAGAATTTGGGTTTGTCAGCAGTCTTGCGCGCCCCTGCCGATGGCGGGCGCGGATCGGGGGTGTCCGTTGGCCCGCAACGCAACGCGCCCCCGGTAAGGGGGGCGCGCAGGCAGGGGCGGAACCGCCGTAGTGGCGGTGGACGGTATGGTTGCGGCGTGTGCCGCTGGCCGTACCGCCCGAAGATTGCTAGTGCCCCTCGCCCAGGCCGGGCAGGGCGTCGGAGGTCAGGCCGGGCGCGCTGGATGAACCGGCGGCGGGGGCAGACATGGCGCCGGACATCATGTGCTGGCCGTTGCCCATCATGTGGCGGCCATTCTGCATCATTTTGCCCATATTGGCGCCCATGTTGGCATGGCGGCTCTGCATGGTGGCGTAGCCGGGGCAGGACTGCATGCCCATGGCGGGGGTGGAAACGTTCTGGGCGGCCAGTGCGGCGCCGGCGGTGAGGGCTACCAGGGCCAGGGCGGCGGGAAGGATGCGGGTAATCTTCATGATGATCTCCTGTGGGTGATTTCCGTTGCCGGATGATGTCTCTGCTAAAGCATGCGGCGTGCCAAGCGGGTATCTTGCTGAAATAGATGTGATTATAAGGAGGAAGTGCGTGGGGTGTTGTCAGGGCGGATGATTCTTGGGCAGTCTGTCGGTGTCTGCCTGTCCAATCTTCGGACAGTTGTATGAATTTTGTACAGCAATCAGGAGGGTAGTTGCGATGGTGGGGTTTCGCAGAGTGATTGCGATGACGTGTACACTGAAGGCATTTCCGAAATATTGGTGGGATGCAGGCGCACATGTCGTGCCCGTATAACGCAACACGCCCCCTTTGCAGGGGGCGTGTATGCCGCAAGGCGGAATGGTGGAACCGTCGAGGATGAGGTGTCGGTTCAGCCGGTGGAGATACTGCTGTCTGTAGCGGAAATAAAGGCGGCCCCGGCGCAGCTTGTCGCATGACGCAGGGGCCGCTTTGCGCGGTCTAGCTGTTGCGGATGGGGGCCTTGCCGTCCATGCCGGGCATCACGTGCCCGGCCCCGCCCGGCTTGGCGTCCATGTTCCCCATGTTCCCCATGTTGCCCATGTTCCCCATGTTGCCGTGCCCGTCCTTCATCATCTGGCAGCAGCCGCAGCCCTGCATGGGGGCGGCGTCGCCACCGGGAGCCTTGTCCGCCGGTGCGGCAGCGGCCGGGGGCGTGGCGTGGGTATTGTGGTCGCCAGTGCTGCCCGCCGCAAGGGCCGAGCCTGCGGTGATGGCCAGAACGGCAAGGGCGGCCAGAGCGGCGGGGAGAATGCGGGTGATCTTCATGAAAGGCTCCTGCAAGTGGTTTCCGTTTCCGGGTGTGTACTGCGCATAAGGCAAAGGGCGTGCCATGGCGCGCGTGGCAGGGGAATTTGCCTGCAATGCGTTGCGGCGCTTGGGTTGGCGGCGACATGCCCACCCTGGTATTGCCATACGGGGTGTATGATTTCTGGACGGTTTTTTGTGCAGGATGTGCAAACCGGACTGTGACTGTCCGATTTTTGGACAGTCGCCGAACAGTCTTCGGAGAGTCCCGGACATGCCCCGGGTAGACCCGGAACATGCCCGGAACATGCCCAGAACATGCCCAGAATATGCCGGAACAGGTGCGGCGTGTGCTCGGCAATCGGAAGCAGCGTTGCACCCGCCCGCATCGCCCATGCGCGGTTTCGGCGCATCGCCGGGGTCACGGCTGGCCCGCCCCGGCCCGGATGCCGCCCGCACCGTGCGCTGCGGGGCGGTTGGACTTCCGACCCCGAATGCAGTATGAAACCCGATTCGAATGGTACGGCGACGCGCGCCGGGCCGAGACGCCACCCCGTGGCCGGTCGGCGCGCATGGCTCCACAGCGCCCGTACCCACCCCATGCCCCCATACATTTCAGGAGGCGCGCCGCCGCAGGGCGGCACCCACACTATGCCCAGACAGGAACACATCCGCAATTTCAGCATCATCGCGCATATCGACCATGGCAAATCCACCCTGGCCGACCGTATCCTTGAGGTTACCGGGCTGGTCAGCGACCGCGAAAAGCGCGACCAGTATCTGGACCGCATGGAGCTTGAGCGCGAGCGCGGCATCACCATCAAGGCCCAGTCGGTGCGCATCCCGTACACGGCCAAGGATGGCCGCAAGTACGTGCTGAACCTCATCGACACGCCCGGCCACGTGGACTTCAACTACGAGGTCTCGCGCTCGCTCGCCGCGTGCGAAGGGGCGCTGCTGGTTGTGGACGCCTCGCAGGGCGTGGAAGCCCAGACCCTGGCCAACGTGTATCTTGCGCTGGACCACAATCTGGAAGTCATTCCGGTCCTGAACAAGGTGGACCTGCCCAGCGCCGATGCAGACCGCGTGAAGCACGAGATCGAGGAAAGCATCGGCCTCGACTGCTCCGACGCCGTGGCCGTCAGCGCCAAGACCGGCCTGAACGTGGACAAGGTGCTGGAAGCCATCGTCGCGCGTCTGCCCGCGCCCGAAGGCAACCTGAACGCCCCGCTGAAGGCCCTGATCTTCGATTCCTGGTACGATTCGTATCAGGGCGTGGTGGTGCTGTTCCGCATCGTGGACGGCGTGCTGCGCAAGGGCGACCGCATCAAGCTGTTCGCCACCGAGCGCAGCTACGAAGTGATCCGCCTTGGGGTGTTCTCGCCCGAAATCGTGGACATGACCGAACTGGGTGCTGGCGAAGTGGGCTTTCTGTGCGCCAACATCAAGGAACTGGGCGACGCCAAGGTGGGCGACACCATCACTCATGTGGACCGCCCCGCCGAAATACCCGTGGAAGGCTTCAAGGAAGTGCAGCCCATGGTGTTCTGCGGGCTGTACCCCACCGATTCCGCCGACTACGAACAGCTCAAGTACGCGCTGGAAAAGCTGCAGCTCAACGACGCGGCCTTCTCGTACGAGCCGGAAACCTCGCAGGCGCTGGGCTTCGGCTACCGTTGCGGGTTCCTTGGCCTGTTGCACATGGAGATCATCCAGGAGCGGCTGGAGCGCGAATTTCAGGTGGAACTCATCGCCACCGCACCCTCGGTGATCTACAAGATCGACACCGTGGACGGGAAGAAGAGCGACATCGACAACCCCTCCAAGCTCCCAGACCCCACCAAGATCGCCGCGCTGTACGAACCCTACGTGCGCATGGACATCCACGTGCCCAACGATTACGTGGGCAACGTGCTGAAGCTGTGCGAGGAAAAGCGCGGCATTCAGAAGAACATGGGGTACATCGCCTCCAACCGCGTGGTCATCACCTACGAACTGCCGTTCGCCGAAATCGTGTTCGACTTCTTCGACCGGCTGAAGTCGGGCACCAAGGGGTACGCCTCGATGGACTACGAGTTCATCGACTACCGGCAGTCGGCCCTGGTGAAGCTGGACATCCTGATCAACGCCGAAGCCGTGGACGCGCTGGCCGTCATCGTGCACCGCGACAAGGCCTACCACTACGGCCGCGCGCTGGCGCTGAAGCTGAAGCGCACCATCCCGCGCCAGATGTTCGAGGTGGCCATCCAGGCGGCCATCGGGCAGAAGATCATTGCCCGCGAATCCATTTCCG
It contains:
- a CDS encoding methyl-accepting chemotaxis protein — encoded protein: MKLSLKLTVTFGALLALMLGLGLYGNYMFAGIVGQTGELTGNWLPSLNQVSDIRASMNAVRRAELQHVLSEEKSDMDEEERNLEKARTETLEFVRGYERLIASEGERRLYEQLKTQVNTYFAVLPELIPLSRAMKTAEARDLSTHKGRPAFRGALQTLLALVDMNNKGAAEAGSLTEKTASTARTVNLALVLVSLAGGIAATLYIIRSTLAQLGEDPGYLYEVSREIAAGNLAVNFRTSRHKGVYDAMQQMVGTLKSKIAEAEDKSRQAGVKEQEALTAMREADEARRQAESAKRDGMLQAAQKLESVVEVVSSASEELSAQIEQSDKGTEEQARRVAETATAMEEMNASVLEVARNAGGAADVSENARRMADEGSTIVGKVVDGIGQVQQQSLALKRDMEELGRQAESIGQIMNVISDIADQTNLLALNAAIEAARAGDAGRGFAVVADEVRKLAEKTMHATQEVGAAVRGIQQGTRTNMEHVDRSVGTIEEATNLARRSGESLREIVRFVDAAADQVRGIATASEQQSAASEEINRAVEQVSAISTETAQAMREAATAVNELANQSQVLKRLVEELKQS
- a CDS encoding cytochrome c family protein, with protein sequence MVRFRSISALCCVAALAGVMAAATASPVRAASPYAGSAACQPCHAGEYEKFQKHSKKARSWKSVATMAPKLTPDELRGCYECHVTGYGKGGFVDYATTPQFADVGCETCHGPGAAHVDAGDPSLIGKPTMATCEGCHNASRVRSFGFKPLLHSGAH
- a CDS encoding methyl-accepting chemotaxis protein — encoded protein: MGGTLARSLSLRTSLLVTVIAVSVFAVIIGTGAWRQRHAALEELETVVRRESGMIKTAIDRPMLLGNDAGTRAEFAELARHYADTTVHLASFNGNITYSTRPEAERRDLSEVLTDPGLRDLTGRARREALEASLLLERDGRSVFAHVVGIRNEPSCHHCHGASQPLLGQLVVMQDVTPILAGVNGRILESAGISAAGLVALLAGVILFIRRAIVARVQRLADASTAIAGGDLNADLAVGGHDELARLAANLHGMVGGLKKELGFSKGILSGMTLPFLVAGTDGRVSYCNAALLRMLGLDGTPEAQAGKTVGDLMFGEPQRDTVTDRVLRERSAHTGQRVDLDSRKGGQVHVVVDSAPLLDLDGNLIGAFSVYTDITEMQRQQARIEEQHARIARAAEAARQVSARVSSASGELSEQVEEASSGADEQRGLAVESASAMEQMNASVMEVASNAGSAADLAGSAHEQARQGSAVVEEAVACINRVAEQARVLEHDMGELGIQAEGVGRIIGVIEDIADQTNLLALNAAIEAARAGDAGRGFAVVADEVRKLAEKTMQATREVVGFVEAIRAGVGRSRAATDEAVRLVEQSTGLAGRSGEALLAIVGTVDRTAEQVRAIATAAEQQSAASEQITRAVDRISTISGHTADSMRHSAGAVSDLARLAQELDGIIDDMR
- a CDS encoding 4Fe-4S binding protein; the protein is MNRQRARLVSRWLCLAAFVLLAWGAGQVLPDNAILPRDLPRDLLVRLDPSMALAASIAGRAVIGAAVPGLVVLALSLLLGRAFCGWVCPFGAMVDASDAVWKRLAKGRRRRTSGRRVSSQSADIRLPAVPRLPKYAVLAAVLAAALAGLDLVFWAAPLPLAARFWTLAAWPPVARLAEWGLSLAAPLARQVGATGLAFAEVAVPGYAATGYIVGFFAVVLAGGVLAPRLWCRMLCPAGAAMGLAGRAAPWRRRVEHACTACGTCARQCPAGAIPVAAPRATDHAECLKCLRCADVCPVDAVRFAFRDVPGRDAARTAEATAELPPHARSQRRALLAGLAMGTCAAALGHAAPALGRPEGVLRPPGALPEPDFLARCVRCGLCAAACPTNTLQPAWLASGALGMFSPVVTPARGFCDPACHACAHSCPTTAIRRLADERTFAKIGTAEVLRDHCLAWAKKKRCLVCDEVCPYDAIALKPEPGYPVGVPHVDPARCAGCGFCERHCPETIQATGQKAIVIRPRDALRIATGSMRTAAEARGLRLVFTPKKPGEAHDAEGPPSPDNGGMPPSDGMPQSGDLPPGFTE
- a CDS encoding DUF362 domain-containing protein encodes the protein MRRRDFLKWQLSGALWLAAGAPLPGVSSMHAPLFPLPSGPGVAQAAQSATSASGTTPDVAVVKGAPAAATHACVGMLGGMGRFVKTGQKVVIKPNMSFASAASLGTNTHPEVVAALVRMCRDAGAASVLVLDNPLAPAEQCIERSGIRTACAEFGDIVQAPTAERFYRELDIDGAQQMTANTFLRDALDADVLIAAPTAKSHSSTGVSLGLKGMMGLIRQRGVMHSRYDLDTAIVDLNTRLRAALTVIDGTYVLSTGGPGGPGKVLQENTVIASADPVSADACAVESFEWYGRRFAARQVSHIRLAHERGLGSMDLAARTVTRITL
- the lepA gene encoding translation elongation factor 4 yields the protein MPRQEHIRNFSIIAHIDHGKSTLADRILEVTGLVSDREKRDQYLDRMELERERGITIKAQSVRIPYTAKDGRKYVLNLIDTPGHVDFNYEVSRSLAACEGALLVVDASQGVEAQTLANVYLALDHNLEVIPVLNKVDLPSADADRVKHEIEESIGLDCSDAVAVSAKTGLNVDKVLEAIVARLPAPEGNLNAPLKALIFDSWYDSYQGVVVLFRIVDGVLRKGDRIKLFATERSYEVIRLGVFSPEIVDMTELGAGEVGFLCANIKELGDAKVGDTITHVDRPAEIPVEGFKEVQPMVFCGLYPTDSADYEQLKYALEKLQLNDAAFSYEPETSQALGFGYRCGFLGLLHMEIIQERLEREFQVELIATAPSVIYKIDTVDGKKSDIDNPSKLPDPTKIAALYEPYVRMDIHVPNDYVGNVLKLCEEKRGIQKNMGYIASNRVVITYELPFAEIVFDFFDRLKSGTKGYASMDYEFIDYRQSALVKLDILINAEAVDALAVIVHRDKAYHYGRALALKLKRTIPRQMFEVAIQAAIGQKIIARESISALRKNVTAKCYGGDITRKRKLLEKQKEGKKRMKRMGNVELPQEAFLAALQVGDE